A window of Hevea brasiliensis isolate MT/VB/25A 57/8 chromosome 14, ASM3005281v1, whole genome shotgun sequence contains these coding sequences:
- the LOC131169129 gene encoding squalene epoxidase 1-like: protein MANYLKTMVAPQIPQELRDAFVFAIKKGNIRTTPNRSMPAASYPIPGALLLGDAFNMRHPLTGGGMTVALSDIVVLRNLLRPLNDLSDAYSLCKYLESFYTLRKVASGIIFPIIKAESVRQMFFPTTLTRFRSQVV from the exons ATGGCCAACTATTTGAAAACTATGGTGGCTCCCCAG ATTCCCCAAGAGCTACGCGATGCATTTGTTTTTGCAATTAAAAAAGGAAACATACGAACAACGCCTAATAGAAGCATGCCTGCTGCTTCTTATCCCATTCCAGGTGCTCTTCTCTTAGGGGATGCATTTAATATGAGACATCCTTTAACTGGAGGAGGAATGACTGTTGCACTATCTGATATAGTTGTATTAAGGAATCTTTTAAGACCTTTGAATGATCTAAGCGATGCATATTCCCTTTGCAAGTATCTTGAATCTTTCTATACACTACGTAAG gTTGCATCAGGAATCATTTTCCCCATCATAAAGGCAGAAAGTGTTCGACAAATGTTCTTCCCAACAACATTAACACGTTTTAGATCTCAAGTTGTTTGA